From the Calonectris borealis chromosome 12, bCalBor7.hap1.2, whole genome shotgun sequence genome, one window contains:
- the MLYCD gene encoding LOW QUALITY PROTEIN: malonyl-CoA decarboxylase, mitochondrial (The sequence of the model RefSeq protein was modified relative to this genomic sequence to represent the inferred CDS: inserted 1 base in 1 codon): protein MGATGEKDTGANGLYSXRLGESALREKKALTDEAAPVMPLGAAAVKQPSDPFACAPRSRWRPTPPQSRHTLLAFDWRGGLAICDASQSARPLRPRRRCCGLALVEGVPRMSQEVRRGMSRLGPCLSPRPLLRGPWAAPRGLRRVSVAAGVRRGPAGSSTASDAGMEELLSRSVPPLPPYETKEKAPPPAELRSAEFVRYYRALEAGPPRAELLTRLARDFGVDHGRVAEFSTKVLQAREQQRELGALLQAEDRLRYYLNPQYRGLFQHLGRLEGGLRFLVELRGDLVEGLATKAVDGPHVKEMNGVLKNMLSEWFSTGFLNLERVTWQSPCEVLQKISDSEAVHPVRNWVDMKRRVGSYRRCYFFSHCAIPGEPLIVLHVALTSDISSSIQAIVKEVPPLETEDTDKITTAIFYSISLTQQGLQGVELGTYLIKRVVKELQKELPQIKAFSTLSPIPGFTKWLVGLLSSQTKELERNELFTESEWQEISEITGDSTTETLKKLLNNNEWVRSEKLVKVLHSPFMRLCAWYLYGEKHRGYALNPVANFHLQNGSVMWRINWMADTSPRGIAASCGMMVNYRYFLEDTASNSAAYLGNKQIKASEQVLSLVSQFQQNSKL from the exons ATGGGAGCAACAGGTGAGAAAGATACAGGGGCCAATGGGTTGTACA GAAGGCTAGGGGAAAGTGCACTCAGGGAGAAAAAAGCTCTGACCGACGAAGCAGCACCGGTAATGCCTCTGGGCGCAGCCGCCGTGAAGCAGCCCAGTGACCCGTTCGCCTGCGCGCCACGCTCAAGATGGCGGCCGACACCACCCCAATCCCGCCACACTCTTCTCGCTTTCGATTGGCGAGGAGGGCTGGCAATCTGTGATGCCAGCCAATCAGCCCGCCCGCTGCGGCCCCGAAGGCGGTGCTGCGGCCTGGCCCTGGTGGAGGGTGTTCCCCGAATGTCGCAAGAAGTGAGGCGCGGAATGAGCCGCCTGGGCCCGTGTCTGAGCCCGCGGCCGCTCCTGCGTGGGCCCtgggcggcgccgcgggggctgCGTCGCGTCTCGGTGGCGGCCGGTGTgcgccggggcccggcgggctcCAGCACCGCCTCTGACGCGGGCATGGAGGAGCTGCTGAGTCGCTCCGTGCCGCCGCTACCGCCCTACGAGACCAAGGAGAAGGCGCCGCCTCCGGCGGAGCTGCGCAGCGCGGAGTTCGTGCGGTACTACCGCGCCCTGGAGGCCGGGCCGCCCAGGGCCGAGCTCCTCACCCGCTTGGCCCGCGACTTCGGCGTGGACCACGGCCGGGTGGCAGAGTTCAGCACCAAGGTGCTGCAGGCCcgggagcagcagagggagctGGGGGCCCTGCTGCAGGCCGAGGACCGGCTCCGCTACTACCTCAACCCCCAGTACCGGGGTCTCTTCCAGCACCTGGGCCGCCTCGAGGGCGGGCTGCGCTTCCTAGTGGAACTGAGGGGCGACCTGGTGGAGGGGCTGGCGACCAAGGCAGTGGACGGGCCTCATGTCAAG GAAATGAATGGAGTTCTAAAGAACATGCTTTCAGAGTGGTTCTCGACAGGATTCCTAAACTTGGAACGGGTCACTTGGCAATCGCCTTGCGAAGTACTCCAGAAAATTAGTGA tTCTGAAGCTGTGCATCCTGTTAGAAACTGGGTTGATATGAAGCGTCGAGTTGGGTCATATAGAAGATGCTACTTTTTTTCTCACTGTGCAATCCCAGGAGAACCGTTGATAGTCTTGCACGTGGCACTAACCAGTGATATCTCCAGCAGCATCCAG GCCATAGTGAAAGAAGTGCCGCCTTTAGAAACAGAAGATACAGACAAAATTACAACAGCAATTTTCTACTCAATCAGTTTGACTCAGCAGGGACTGCAAGGTGTGGAACTTGGGACTTACCTCATCAAGCGGGTTGTAAAAGAGCTGCAG AAAGAACTTCCTCAGATAAAAGCTTTTTCCACTCTTTCGCCTATCCCAGGATTCACAAAATGGCTTGTTGGTCTCCTCTCCTCACAAAcaaaagaactggaaagaaatgaaCTTTTTACAGAATCAGAATGGCAAGAAATCTCTGAGATCACAGGAGACTCTACTACTGAAACACTAAAGAAACTCTTAAATAACAATGAGTGGGTGAGATCAGAAAAATTAGTTAAAGTGCTCCATTCACCATTTATGAGGCTCTGTGCCTGGTATTTGTATGGAGAGAAACATCGTGGCTATGCTCTTAATCCAGTAGCAAATTTTCATCTTCAGAATGGCTCTGTGATGTGGCGGATAAACTGGATGGCGGACACAAGTCCTCGGGGCATTGCTGCTTCTTGTGGCATGATGGTAAACTACCGATATTTCTTAGAGGATACAGCCAGTAATAGTGCAGCATACCTGGGGAATAAACAAATTAAAGCCTCAGAGCAGGTTCTTTCCTTGGTGTCTCAGTTCCAGCAAAATAGCAAgctttaa